From one Rosa rugosa chromosome 4, drRosRugo1.1, whole genome shotgun sequence genomic stretch:
- the LOC133744535 gene encoding mitochondrial uncoupling protein 2-like, which yields MDLSPRSEISFFQTFLCSAFTTFLPRKYVLLQFCTILLDTAKVRLQLQKKAVVGDVAGAPKYRGLLGTMATIAREEGLAAPWNSIIPGLQRQCIYGGLRIRLYDPVKLFLVGSVFVRVIPIYHRVLAALSTGALAIIVANPTDLVKVRLQAEGKLPGGVPRHYSGAKDTYFTIARQEGLGALWTGLGPNVARNAIINAAELASYDQVEEVIAFNL from the exons atggaTCTCAGCCCCAGGTCTGAGATCTCATTCTTCCAAACGTTCTTGTGCAGTGCCTTCACTACTTTTTTGCCGAG GAAATATGTTCTTTTGCAGTTTTGTACCATTCTGTTGGACACCGCTAAAGTTAGGCTCCAGCTCCAAAAGAAAGCAGTTGTAGGGGATGTAGCTGGTGCACCTAAATATAGGGGCTTGTTGGGTACTATGGCTACCATTGCTAGGGAAGAAGGTTTAGCAGCTCCTTGGAATAGTATAATTCCAGGATTACAGCGACAATGCATCTATGGAGGCTTAAGAATTAGGTTATATGATCCT GTCAAACTTTTCCTTGTTGGCAGTGTTTTTGTTAGAGTTATTCCTATATACCATAGAGTGCTTGCTGCACT ATCAACAGGTGCTCTGGCTATCATAGTGGCTAATCCAACAGACCTTGTAAAGGTTCGACTCCAAGCTGAAGGAAAATTACCCGGCGGAGTTCCTAGGCATTACTCTGGAGCTAAAGATACTTATTTCACTATAGCGAGGCAG GAAGGTTTAGGAGCTCTATGGACTGGGCTGGGACCAAATGTAGCACGAAATGCTATTATAAATGCTGCTGAGCTAGCTAGTTATGATCAAGTGGAGGAGGTAATTGCTTTCAATCTCTGA